In Prochlorococcus marinus str. MIT 1214, one DNA window encodes the following:
- a CDS encoding DUF2808 domain-containing protein: MFKKKLLSTFKKVFFIGFSAFLFGTGASLFAPQSFASPGFFEYQWDPEPGYKRLKYYQSSSERNERSTYYFFLRGKERKEDIEKLTIAVPDYFKAKIKTKKLSLCKVKIGGYTERTRCLENTPSLIEVNKKQTIIEIFPEKPIPYNKDNYAVVMKIFNPRKRGMFQFRALSQSGGDIPISTYLGTWNIDVQ, translated from the coding sequence ATGTTCAAAAAAAAATTATTATCAACTTTCAAGAAAGTTTTTTTTATTGGCTTTTCAGCTTTTTTATTCGGAACAGGGGCTTCTCTTTTCGCTCCGCAATCTTTTGCATCCCCAGGTTTCTTTGAATACCAATGGGATCCTGAGCCTGGATATAAAAGACTTAAGTATTATCAATCCTCCTCTGAAAGGAATGAAAGATCTACTTATTACTTCTTTCTTAGAGGTAAGGAAAGAAAAGAAGATATTGAAAAATTGACCATTGCAGTCCCTGATTATTTTAAAGCAAAAATCAAGACAAAAAAACTAAGCCTCTGTAAAGTTAAAATTGGTGGATATACCGAAAGGACTCGTTGTTTAGAAAATACCCCTTCTCTGATTGAAGTAAACAAAAAACAAACTATTATTGAAATTTTCCCAGAAAAACCAATACCTTATAACAAGGATAATTACGCTGTAGTAATGAAAATTTTCAATCCTAGAAAACGAGGTATGTTTCAATTCCGAGCGCTATCACAATCAGGTGGCGACATTCCTATCTCAACATATTTAGGGACTTGGAACATAGACGTACAGTGA
- the rpsN gene encoding 30S ribosomal protein S14 — protein sequence MAKKSMIARDVKRKKLVERYAAKRKTLIDAFKASKDPMERLEIHRKIQALPRNCAPNRVRNRCWATGKPRGVYRDFGLCRNQLRSRAHNGELPGVVKSSW from the coding sequence ATGGCCAAAAAGTCAATGATAGCGCGTGATGTGAAGCGCAAAAAGCTTGTAGAGAGATACGCAGCTAAGCGTAAAACTTTAATTGATGCTTTCAAAGCATCCAAAGATCCTATGGAAAGGTTAGAAATTCATAGAAAAATTCAAGCTTTGCCTAGAAATTGTGCACCAAATAGAGTGAGAAATCGTTGTTGGGCTACCGGAAAACCAAGGGGGGTTTACAGAGATTTTGGCCTTTGCAGAAATCAACTTAGATCTAGAGCACATAACGGGGAATTACCTGGAGTTGTAAAATCAAGTTGGTAA
- a CDS encoding AAA family ATPase: MSNWDEQLDLLIRARTPIIWIRSNEEERVETLLKNSTKRLSPRRLATWDYIDGISNVLNSNNLGSRQPMAALEWLKKLDESSPTILLLKDFHHFCEDPGILRMLKNLSTNLRSKPHSIIISSGLWSPSNDLEEDLTILDLPLPKENEIKTLLSNIAEASNSKLDENVLKELTNACGGLSESRIRKVAARALAQRGQIGKEDLSEVLEEKRQSIARSEVLEYCTTNKTPSDVGGLQILKDWLKQRKQAFSQEAKDFGLPLPKGVLLVGPQGTGKTLVAKAIANSWSMPLLRLDVGRLFAGLVGASEARTRETIQRAEAMAPCILWIDEIDKAFGGDGRSDGGTSQRVLANILTWMSEKTSSVFLVATANGIDKLPAELLRKGRFDEIFMLELPSRNERHSILELHLQKRRPNLKIDLNAAVDRTEGFSGAELEQSVIEAMYFAFAEKRELLEGDLILATSQLVPLSRTAREQLESLKEWASSGRARASSPKLF, from the coding sequence ATGTCTAATTGGGACGAACAACTCGATCTACTAATTCGAGCGAGAACTCCTATTATTTGGATAAGGAGTAATGAAGAAGAAAGAGTTGAAACACTTTTAAAAAATTCTACTAAAAGGCTTTCCCCAAGAAGACTTGCTACTTGGGATTATATTGATGGAATTAGTAACGTTCTTAATTCTAATAATCTTGGCTCAAGGCAGCCAATGGCAGCTCTTGAATGGCTTAAAAAACTGGATGAAAGTTCCCCAACCATCCTTTTATTAAAAGATTTTCACCATTTCTGTGAAGATCCAGGCATTCTAAGAATGCTAAAAAATTTAAGTACTAATCTTCGCTCCAAGCCGCATTCAATAATTATCAGTTCTGGTTTATGGAGTCCCTCAAATGATTTAGAGGAAGACCTAACAATCCTTGATCTTCCCCTACCCAAGGAGAATGAAATTAAGACACTTTTATCAAACATTGCTGAAGCAAGTAACTCTAAATTAGACGAGAACGTATTAAAGGAACTTACAAATGCATGTGGGGGTCTGAGTGAATCAAGGATCCGTAAAGTAGCCGCTAGAGCTCTTGCTCAAAGAGGTCAAATTGGTAAAGAAGATTTATCAGAAGTACTGGAAGAGAAACGACAATCTATTGCTCGTAGTGAAGTTCTGGAATATTGCACAACAAATAAGACTCCAAGTGATGTTGGTGGTTTACAAATACTAAAAGATTGGTTAAAGCAAAGGAAACAAGCCTTCTCCCAAGAAGCAAAAGATTTTGGCTTGCCTTTGCCTAAAGGAGTTTTGCTCGTTGGCCCGCAAGGTACAGGAAAAACTCTAGTAGCGAAAGCAATAGCAAATAGTTGGTCTATGCCCTTATTGAGACTTGATGTAGGGAGATTATTTGCTGGTTTAGTAGGTGCCAGTGAAGCAAGAACAAGAGAAACCATTCAGCGCGCTGAAGCCATGGCCCCTTGCATCTTATGGATTGACGAAATTGATAAAGCTTTTGGTGGAGATGGAAGAAGCGACGGAGGAACGAGTCAAAGAGTACTTGCAAATATTCTCACGTGGATGTCAGAGAAAACCTCTTCTGTTTTTCTTGTTGCTACTGCAAATGGAATAGATAAGCTTCCTGCTGAGCTACTAAGGAAAGGGAGATTTGATGAGATTTTCATGTTGGAATTACCCTCTAGAAACGAAAGACATAGCATTCTTGAACTTCATCTTCAAAAACGAAGACCCAATTTGAAAATTGATTTAAATGCAGCTGTTGATAGAACAGAGGGATTCTCTGGAGCAGAATTAGAACAATCAGTCATAGAGGCAATGTACTTTGCATTCGCAGAGAAAAGAGAGCTTCTTGAAGGTGATTTAATACTTGCTACAAGTCAACTAGTTCCTCTTTCTAGAACTGCAAGAGAACAACTTGAATCTTTAAAAGAATGGGCCTCTAGCGGAAGAGCAAGAGCCTCTTCTCCAAAACTTTTTTAG
- the yidC gene encoding membrane protein insertase YidC, with protein sequence MIGYISDNLLIPILDFFYGLIPSYGLAIVALTIVIRLALFPLSAGSIRSARRMKIAQPVMQKRQAEIKSRYASNPQKQQEELGKLMGEFGSPLAGCLPLLVQMPILFALFATLRGSPFADVPYLVNIKVLPSDQIAAIEPKPFKTAKHSIFITEKNHFPVIAALPGGTKIGSGESVKINLQTLSGDSYVNELKKYENGSKFSPSWKVTKGEDIIKVSSDGTVNALNPGDATVEAKIPGLAAKSGFLFIKALGNVGFYVDGAIHWDIAILVAGFGLTLVISQVLSGRGMPVNKQQSTANKITPVMITGMFLFFPLPAGVLLYMVIANIFQGLQTFLLSRESLPDNLQKILDDQLKQQDKPSVAVASEVISDSDRLPFEPKSNK encoded by the coding sequence GTGATCGGTTACATCTCCGACAATCTACTTATCCCGATCCTAGATTTCTTCTACGGATTAATACCAAGTTATGGACTAGCGATTGTCGCATTAACCATAGTCATCCGCTTAGCACTTTTCCCTCTTAGCGCTGGCTCCATTAGGAGTGCAAGAAGGATGAAGATAGCTCAACCTGTCATGCAAAAAAGACAAGCTGAGATTAAAAGCCGCTACGCAAGCAATCCTCAAAAGCAACAGGAGGAATTAGGAAAATTAATGGGGGAATTCGGAAGCCCTTTGGCTGGTTGCCTTCCTCTACTTGTTCAAATGCCAATATTATTTGCATTATTCGCAACTCTAAGAGGTTCACCTTTCGCTGATGTACCTTATCTTGTAAATATCAAAGTTCTGCCATCAGACCAAATAGCGGCTATCGAGCCCAAACCTTTCAAGACGGCTAAGCATTCCATATTTATAACTGAAAAGAATCATTTCCCTGTTATCGCAGCTCTTCCAGGTGGCACAAAAATCGGTTCAGGTGAGTCAGTTAAAATCAACCTTCAAACTTTGAGTGGAGATTCATATGTAAACGAATTAAAGAAATATGAAAATGGATCTAAATTTTCTCCTTCTTGGAAAGTGACGAAGGGTGAAGACATAATCAAAGTTTCCTCTGATGGGACAGTAAATGCACTTAATCCTGGTGATGCAACTGTAGAAGCAAAGATCCCTGGTTTGGCTGCGAAAAGCGGATTCTTGTTTATAAAAGCACTAGGAAACGTTGGCTTTTATGTAGATGGCGCCATTCATTGGGATATTGCAATTCTAGTAGCAGGTTTTGGTTTAACACTCGTTATTTCTCAGGTGTTATCAGGAAGAGGAATGCCTGTAAATAAACAACAGTCCACGGCAAACAAAATCACACCAGTAATGATTACAGGAATGTTTTTATTCTTCCCTTTGCCTGCTGGTGTTTTGCTTTATATGGTAATCGCAAATATTTTTCAGGGGTTACAAACTTTTCTCCTTAGCAGAGAATCGCTCCCAGATAACTTGCAAAAAATACTTGACGATCAACTTAAGCAGCAAGATAAACCATCTGTTGCTGTTGCCTCGGAAGTAATATCTGATTCCGATAGATTACCCTTTGAACCAAAAAGTAATAAATAA
- the rpmH gene encoding 50S ribosomal protein L34, translated as MTKRTFGGTSRKRKRVSGFRVRMRSHTGRRVVRTRRKRGRARLTV; from the coding sequence ATGACAAAGAGGACCTTTGGAGGAACCAGTCGAAAAAGGAAAAGGGTTTCTGGTTTCAGAGTGAGAATGAGATCGCATACTGGAAGGAGAGTTGTAAGAACTCGGAGAAAACGTGGAAGAGCTCGTTTAACTGTATAA
- a CDS encoding 3'(2'),5'-bisphosphate nucleotidase CysQ family protein gives MSIDLVVPEEVELTTLLDELKKLSWAAADVLMAYARGQKPPYGFQKSLTVEEGGDGPVSAADMAVNELLISGLKNNFTYDKWDILSEETSKEKTFERTHLKNDWCWIIDPLDGTKDFLQGSQNYAVHIALAYRQKPKIGIVLIPEKNELWFGIIGSGAWCENRDGSKKYISFSERLAIPDLVLVSSKNHQQLKLLNLLSFFCFAKTIKIGSVGCKVASILRGEADVYISLSGRTSPKDWDMAAPHALIEAAGGIFSHADGTDLIYQKTNYSQSGCLIASHGKNHQKICQKAMEFFFLEEPEYKI, from the coding sequence ATGTCAATTGATCTTGTTGTGCCAGAAGAGGTCGAATTAACGACTTTATTGGATGAACTTAAAAAGCTTAGCTGGGCGGCTGCTGATGTTTTGATGGCTTATGCAAGAGGCCAAAAACCGCCATATGGATTTCAAAAGTCTTTAACTGTAGAGGAAGGTGGAGATGGTCCAGTATCAGCAGCTGATATGGCAGTGAATGAATTATTGATCTCCGGATTGAAGAACAATTTTACTTATGATAAATGGGATATTTTAAGCGAAGAGACTTCTAAAGAAAAAACTTTTGAACGAACACACTTAAAAAACGATTGGTGCTGGATTATTGATCCACTTGATGGGACAAAGGATTTTCTTCAAGGATCTCAAAACTATGCAGTTCATATTGCTTTGGCATACAGACAAAAGCCCAAAATAGGGATAGTTTTGATTCCCGAAAAAAATGAATTATGGTTTGGAATTATTGGAAGTGGTGCATGGTGCGAAAATCGTGATGGTTCTAAAAAGTACATTTCTTTTAGTGAAAGGCTAGCTATTCCTGACTTGGTTCTAGTCTCAAGCAAAAATCATCAACAATTAAAACTTCTAAATCTCCTATCATTTTTTTGCTTTGCTAAGACAATAAAAATAGGTAGTGTTGGTTGTAAGGTTGCATCAATTTTACGAGGAGAAGCTGACGTTTATATCTCTTTATCTGGCAGAACCTCCCCAAAGGATTGGGATATGGCCGCTCCACATGCACTTATTGAGGCAGCTGGTGGAATTTTCTCTCATGCAGATGGTACAGATTTGATCTACCAAAAAACTAACTATTCTCAGTCTGGTTGTTTAATAGCGAGTCATGGAAAAAATCATCAAAAGATATGCCAAAAAGCTATGGAGTTTTTCTTCCTCGAAGAACCTGAGTATAAAATCTAA
- a CDS encoding polyribonucleotide nucleotidyltransferase: MQGQTKSVSFDGREIKLTTGRFAPQAGGSVMIECGDTSVLVTATKATGREGVDFLPLMCDYEERLYAAGRIPGSFMRREGRPPERATLISRLIDRPMRPLFPGWMRDDIQIVATCLSLDERVPADVLAVTGASMATLMAGIPFQGPMAAVRVGLLGDDFVLNPSYREIERGDLDLVVAGTPDGVVMVEAGANQLSEQDVIEAIDFGYEAITELINAQKEVLKESGIKQEMPEAPQIDDTISNYLDKNCTKSISEVLKNFDQTKEERDNKIEEIKTNISSKIDGLKDDNAVKKSLSSNNKLLDNNYKALTKKLMREQIIKEGKRVDGRELNEVRKIDADAAVLPNRVHGSALFQRGLTQVLSTATLGTPSDAQEMDDLNPNTDKTYIHHYNFPPYSVGETRPMRTPGRREVGHGALAERALIPVLPAKDTFPYVLRVVSEVLSSNGSTSMASVCGSTLALMDAGVPLKAPVGGAAMGLIKEGKEVRILTDIQGIEDFLGDMDFKVAGTEKGITALQMDMKITGLPIETIGEAINQALPARTHILGKMLEAIETPKDTLSPHAPRLLSFRIDPELIGTVIGPGGRTIKGITERTNTKIDIEDGGIVTIASHDGAAAEEAQRIIEGLTRKVHEGEIFSGSITRIIPIGAFVEILPGKEGMIHISQLSEARVEKVEDVVKVGDQVTVRVREIDNRGRINLTLRGVAQNGGMNNYPEPTPTPVAPLT; encoded by the coding sequence GTGCAAGGTCAGACAAAATCCGTTTCCTTCGATGGTAGAGAGATAAAGCTCACTACAGGGAGATTTGCTCCACAGGCTGGTGGTTCAGTAATGATTGAGTGTGGGGATACCTCCGTTCTCGTAACAGCAACAAAAGCTACAGGAAGAGAAGGAGTTGATTTCCTACCTTTAATGTGTGATTACGAAGAAAGGCTATATGCAGCAGGAAGGATTCCAGGAAGTTTCATGCGGCGGGAAGGACGTCCTCCTGAAAGAGCAACTTTGATTTCAAGACTTATTGATAGGCCAATGAGACCTCTTTTCCCTGGTTGGATGAGAGACGACATACAAATAGTTGCCACATGTCTCTCCTTAGATGAAAGAGTTCCTGCTGATGTTTTAGCTGTAACGGGAGCTTCAATGGCAACATTAATGGCTGGCATTCCTTTCCAAGGCCCTATGGCTGCTGTTCGAGTCGGTCTCTTAGGAGATGATTTTGTTCTTAATCCAAGTTACCGAGAAATCGAAAGAGGTGATCTTGACCTTGTAGTCGCAGGAACTCCTGATGGGGTGGTAATGGTTGAAGCAGGAGCAAATCAACTTTCAGAACAAGACGTCATTGAAGCCATTGATTTTGGCTACGAAGCCATAACTGAATTAATCAATGCACAAAAGGAAGTTTTAAAAGAATCAGGAATCAAACAAGAGATGCCTGAAGCGCCTCAAATTGATGACACAATATCAAATTATTTAGATAAAAATTGTACAAAATCAATTAGTGAAGTACTGAAAAATTTTGATCAAACAAAAGAAGAAAGGGACAATAAAATTGAAGAAATCAAAACAAATATATCTTCCAAAATAGATGGACTAAAAGATGATAATGCTGTTAAAAAATCTCTTTCTTCAAATAACAAATTATTAGATAATAACTATAAAGCGTTAACCAAAAAATTAATGAGAGAGCAGATAATCAAGGAAGGGAAAAGGGTCGACGGAAGAGAATTAAACGAAGTAAGAAAAATTGATGCCGATGCTGCCGTTTTACCTAACAGAGTGCATGGATCAGCCTTATTCCAAAGAGGCTTAACTCAAGTTCTTTCCACAGCCACACTGGGCACTCCAAGTGATGCTCAAGAGATGGACGACCTTAACCCTAATACCGATAAGACGTATATACATCATTACAACTTCCCTCCTTATTCCGTAGGAGAGACTCGACCAATGAGAACTCCTGGGAGAAGAGAAGTTGGTCATGGAGCTTTAGCAGAAAGGGCATTAATCCCTGTCCTTCCAGCGAAAGACACTTTCCCATATGTACTAAGAGTTGTTAGTGAAGTCTTGAGCTCAAACGGCTCGACTTCAATGGCTTCAGTTTGTGGAAGTACACTTGCACTTATGGATGCAGGCGTTCCCTTAAAAGCTCCAGTAGGTGGAGCAGCTATGGGCCTAATTAAAGAAGGAAAGGAAGTGAGAATATTGACTGATATTCAGGGAATTGAAGACTTCCTTGGAGATATGGATTTCAAAGTTGCAGGAACAGAAAAAGGGATAACAGCCTTACAAATGGATATGAAGATAACTGGACTTCCAATTGAGACAATTGGGGAAGCTATTAATCAAGCACTACCTGCTAGGACTCACATATTAGGTAAAATGTTAGAAGCGATTGAAACGCCTAAAGATACTCTTTCGCCTCATGCTCCAAGACTATTAAGTTTCAGAATAGATCCAGAGCTAATAGGAACTGTCATTGGCCCAGGGGGAAGAACAATTAAAGGAATCACAGAAAGAACTAACACAAAAATCGACATAGAAGATGGAGGCATTGTTACTATTGCATCCCATGATGGGGCGGCGGCAGAAGAAGCTCAGAGAATCATCGAAGGTTTAACAAGAAAAGTACATGAAGGAGAAATCTTCTCTGGCTCAATTACTAGAATCATTCCAATTGGTGCATTTGTTGAAATCCTTCCAGGAAAAGAGGGAATGATCCATATTTCTCAATTATCTGAAGCAAGAGTAGAAAAAGTTGAAGATGTTGTAAAAGTTGGAGACCAAGTAACTGTAAGGGTAAGAGAAATAGATAATCGTGGTCGTATTAATTTAACTTTAAGAGGAGTAGCTCAAAATGGTGGCATGAACAACTATCCCGAGCCAACTCCTACTCCAGTTGCTCCGCTTACTTAA
- a CDS encoding PH domain-containing protein, protein MTTSPKEDVFYEGGPASGDLIINLMAGITLIGLPFTFGALVRALWVRYKITTRRISVTGGWLGRDKTQVVYSQIAEIRAIPRGLGSYGDMVLVLKDGARLEMRSLPNFRETESYILKKIEKSPTNNLDKDVQGFSN, encoded by the coding sequence ATGACTACTAGTCCCAAAGAAGACGTTTTTTACGAAGGCGGTCCTGCCAGCGGGGACCTAATAATAAACTTAATGGCTGGCATAACACTTATTGGTCTCCCTTTTACTTTTGGAGCCCTGGTTAGAGCCCTATGGGTTAGATACAAAATAACGACTCGTAGAATATCTGTCACTGGTGGCTGGCTTGGTAGGGATAAGACTCAAGTTGTATATAGTCAAATTGCCGAGATCAGAGCCATTCCAAGAGGGTTAGGATCTTATGGTGATATGGTTCTAGTTCTTAAAGATGGAGCTCGACTTGAAATGAGATCACTTCCTAATTTTCGAGAAACAGAATCTTACATTCTTAAAAAAATAGAAAAATCACCCACTAATAATCTCGATAAGGATGTTCAGGGCTTTTCAAACTAA
- the rnpA gene encoding ribonuclease P protein component, which translates to MVLPKHMRLKGHRCFDFIYKQGSKFYSPSMVLRVTNANTKLQVKGINSNIRPSIKCAISISNKVSKKSVTRNKLRRLFHHHLSYKLSKIYPENELWAFISLKPSCMKNSHSTLLKECDKLLTKAGITR; encoded by the coding sequence ATGGTTTTGCCAAAACATATGAGGCTTAAAGGTCATAGATGTTTTGACTTCATCTATAAGCAGGGTTCAAAGTTCTATAGCCCTTCAATGGTTCTTAGAGTTACAAACGCAAATACAAAACTACAAGTTAAAGGGATCAACTCAAACATTAGGCCTTCTATAAAGTGTGCCATATCAATAAGCAATAAAGTAAGCAAAAAATCAGTTACAAGAAATAAGCTTCGACGGTTATTCCACCATCATTTGTCATACAAACTTTCTAAAATATATCCTGAAAATGAACTATGGGCTTTTATTTCATTAAAACCCTCCTGCATGAAAAATTCCCACAGCACTCTGCTTAAAGAATGTGACAAACTACTCACTAAAGCTGGAATAACAAGATGA
- the serS gene encoding serine--tRNA ligase → MIDQRLLRENPNLIAEGLQSRGMDVDLEPLQKFCKDLKDLEEKRNSLQAQGNLIGKEVGQKIKQGLSQDSEEISNLRIKGNQIKKQVGIIEDQEKSISNKLNEKILCLPNLPERDSLLGKSEKDNKELRRWGEPISGKNFKEHWDIANQLNLWDSDRSSVIAKSRFVTLFNQAAKLERSLINFMLDLHVKKGYLEVLPPALINTASLTGSGQLPKFAEESFKCADDDLWLTPTAEVPITSLHRGEIIPKDLLPLKYVAYSPCFRREAGSYGRDTRGLIRLHQFNKVELYWFSTPEKSEEALEVITSDAESVLQELELPYRVIQLCTGDLGFSAKKTYDLEVWLPGANTFREISSCSNCGDFQARRSSIRTKDNNKKNILLHTLNGSGLAIGRTMAAVLENGQQSDGSINLPKALIPYFGSNKLQPE, encoded by the coding sequence GTGATAGACCAGAGACTACTAAGAGAGAATCCTAATTTAATTGCGGAAGGGCTTCAATCAAGAGGAATGGATGTTGATTTAGAACCTCTTCAAAAATTCTGCAAAGATCTTAAAGACCTTGAAGAAAAGAGAAATTCTTTGCAAGCTCAGGGGAATTTGATTGGGAAAGAGGTTGGACAAAAAATAAAACAAGGTCTTTCACAAGATTCTGAGGAGATTTCAAACCTTCGCATTAAGGGGAATCAAATCAAAAAGCAGGTTGGAATTATTGAAGATCAAGAAAAATCGATTTCAAATAAATTAAATGAAAAAATCCTTTGCTTGCCTAACCTTCCTGAACGAGATTCTCTTTTAGGGAAAAGCGAAAAAGATAACAAGGAATTAAGAAGATGGGGTGAACCTATCTCTGGAAAAAATTTCAAAGAACATTGGGACATTGCTAATCAATTAAATCTCTGGGACAGCGATAGATCTTCAGTCATAGCTAAAAGTCGATTTGTAACTCTTTTCAACCAAGCTGCAAAACTTGAGAGATCACTTATAAATTTTATGCTCGATTTACATGTTAAAAAGGGATATTTAGAAGTTCTTCCTCCAGCTCTTATAAACACAGCAAGTCTTACTGGGTCAGGACAACTACCTAAATTCGCAGAAGAAAGCTTTAAATGTGCTGATGATGATTTATGGCTTACGCCTACTGCTGAAGTGCCCATAACATCACTACATCGTGGCGAGATCATTCCTAAGGATTTGCTGCCATTGAAATATGTAGCTTATAGCCCTTGTTTCAGAAGAGAAGCTGGGAGTTACGGAAGGGATACTAGAGGTCTGATAAGACTTCATCAATTCAATAAAGTTGAACTATATTGGTTTTCAACCCCTGAAAAATCTGAAGAGGCTTTAGAAGTAATCACATCTGATGCCGAATCTGTTTTGCAAGAACTAGAATTACCTTATCGAGTTATTCAACTTTGCACGGGAGACTTAGGATTCTCAGCGAAGAAAACCTATGATTTGGAAGTTTGGCTTCCAGGTGCAAATACCTTTCGAGAAATATCTAGTTGCAGCAATTGTGGAGACTTTCAAGCTAGACGTTCATCAATACGAACAAAAGATAACAATAAAAAAAATATACTTTTGCATACTTTAAATGGGAGTGGATTAGCTATAGGTCGCACTATGGCTGCGGTTTTGGAAAATGGTCAGCAATCAGATGGAAGTATCAATTTACCAAAAGCCTTAATACCTTACTTCGGTTCGAACAAATTACAGCCAGAATAA
- the rseP gene encoding RIP metalloprotease RseP: MNVLLSIAVLGLLIFFHEAGHFLAAVLQKIKVSGFSIGFGPALLKKEINGITYSLRSLPLGGFVSFPDEETDSLVQPNDPDLLKNRPIHQRAIVISAGVIANLLLAWIVLIGQASFIGIPNQPEPGVIIMGIQPNEPAFTSGLMAGDRIMSVNGQALGSGKEGIMNLVNIIQKSSGKELLFERVNEGESNTVSIIPAENEGSGRIGAQLQPNLPNEVSKAKNIGEIVNSSNSQFYELLSRTVVGYKSLITNFSSTAQQLSGPVKIVEIGAQLSEQGGSGLVLFSALVSINLAVLNSLPLPLLDGGQLVLLILESIRGKPVPEKIQLAFMQSGFVLLVGLSVVLIIRDTTQLSAVQQLVHR, encoded by the coding sequence ATGAACGTTCTCTTATCTATAGCTGTACTTGGCCTTCTGATTTTTTTTCATGAGGCTGGTCATTTTTTAGCCGCAGTACTGCAAAAAATCAAAGTCAGTGGTTTTTCAATTGGTTTTGGACCAGCTCTTTTGAAAAAGGAAATAAATGGAATTACCTATTCACTCAGATCTCTTCCTTTAGGGGGATTCGTCTCCTTTCCTGATGAAGAAACAGATTCACTAGTTCAACCCAATGACCCTGATCTTTTAAAAAACAGACCAATTCACCAAAGAGCAATAGTTATTTCAGCAGGTGTAATAGCAAATTTATTACTTGCTTGGATAGTTCTTATTGGTCAAGCAAGCTTTATTGGGATTCCTAATCAACCTGAGCCAGGAGTGATAATCATGGGAATCCAGCCAAATGAGCCTGCTTTTACTTCAGGATTAATGGCTGGAGATCGAATAATGAGCGTGAACGGTCAAGCACTGGGCAGCGGCAAAGAGGGGATTATGAATTTAGTCAATATCATTCAAAAATCTTCTGGGAAAGAATTACTTTTTGAGAGAGTTAATGAAGGAGAAAGCAATACAGTTTCTATAATTCCAGCTGAAAATGAAGGGAGTGGAAGGATTGGAGCTCAATTACAACCAAATCTTCCAAATGAAGTATCAAAAGCAAAAAATATTGGTGAGATAGTTAATAGCTCAAATTCACAATTTTATGAGTTACTAAGTCGAACAGTTGTTGGCTATAAAAGTTTAATTACTAATTTCTCTTCAACTGCTCAGCAGTTAAGTGGACCTGTGAAAATTGTTGAAATTGGTGCTCAACTTTCAGAGCAAGGCGGGTCAGGACTCGTGCTTTTTTCTGCTTTGGTTTCAATTAATCTTGCAGTTCTTAACTCATTACCGTTGCCTCTGCTAGATGGAGGACAATTAGTTCTTCTCATTTTAGAAAGTATACGTGGGAAGCCTGTTCCTGAAAAAATTCAATTAGCTTTTATGCAATCTGGATTTGTTTTACTTGTAGGACTAAGTGTGGTTTTAATAATCCGAGATACAACACAACTATCTGCAGTTCAGCAATTGGTTCACAGATAA
- the aroH gene encoding chorismate mutase, producing the protein MNFQNKSTYLCALRGATTCENNSIESISSAVEELLAELVSRNNLIPDQIISVTFSVTSDLDACFPASIARKKTGWENIALLDCQQMFVKHDLSKCIRLLAYVSLPNEQIPQNPYLGKAKNLRPDR; encoded by the coding sequence ATGAATTTTCAAAATAAATCCACTTATCTATGTGCATTGAGGGGAGCAACAACTTGTGAAAACAATTCTATTGAGTCAATCAGCTCAGCAGTAGAGGAATTGTTAGCTGAATTAGTTTCTAGAAATAATTTGATCCCAGATCAAATTATTTCTGTTACTTTCTCAGTAACTTCAGATTTAGATGCTTGTTTCCCAGCTTCTATTGCTAGAAAAAAAACAGGTTGGGAAAATATTGCACTTTTAGACTGCCAACAAATGTTTGTTAAACACGACTTATCGAAATGTATTCGTCTACTTGCTTACGTTTCTTTACCAAACGAGCAAATACCCCAAAATCCTTATCTTGGAAAAGCAAAAAATTTGCGTCCTGACAGATAA